Genomic DNA from Chaetodon trifascialis isolate fChaTrf1 chromosome 19, fChaTrf1.hap1, whole genome shotgun sequence:
tcatctttgtgttcaactaaacaggcccaggtttcacactgagtaagtGAATTGAGActatattttcattatatttcaataaatatactttttgtgacatttttgtttggtggcgtgccttgtgatttttctaatgtaaaatgcGTGCCGTGGCTCAAAAAGCTTGGGAAACACTGGTACAAGCATATATTCTGTTATGTAAAAGTACAACTGTTATaaaaatgtagtggagtaaaaagtacaatattttccaCTGAAATGAGTGGAAGGAATGGAATTATAAAGTAGCACAAAATTACAATTATGGCAAAATTGTAGTTAAGTACAGTACTTATTGTACTTTTACCACTACCACATTACCTGTCACTGAAGCCTATCAGCTTGCCTGCACGCGGCTCAAACGTTTGTGTTAACTAGAGCATACGATGATGAAATTCACATGGCACTTGTGATTGTGAACTGGCTGCACTCGCCCTGCCGTGAGTTTCCAGGTTCAACGTGATGCCAGATCCTTATCTTGGTCTATTAAATGCGGGAGCATAAAAATCTGCACACCTCTATCAGATACTGCTGGCCTAAACTACCATTTATATCTGCAGATATGTATTCATCGCTGTTGACTGACAGGACATAGCTCTCATCTATTCACTTTTACATTAAATCTGAAGTGCCATTGATAGAGCATTGAACTTTATTTGTTGATTCAGTCGTGATAAAACTAAATGTCAGCCACTGAATCATGGTGAAAGTCTGCTAGTTAAGTCGACTGATTGCTGTTTTATACATAAGTTCTCTATGTTTCTGTATATCTGTCCGGTGTTGAGCTCTATCAACACACACTATCTTATCTGTCTGTGACTGAGGGTCCACCGGAGGGTCACAtggtgggtgtgtgtcagtgtttgtttgtatggGTCAGAAGGTATCAATgtaaacagagacacacataagCCTTGCTTTTAAGTGACGACTCTCAGTCCAGTGCAGGCGCTCTTGACTCCATCTCACTCTGCAGTCCCGGCTCCTCAGTCATGCTGCGTCCCACGGTCCTCGGCCTCCTCTTGGCTTGTGCAGTGTctctcagcagctctgcagtcatTCTAGAAAATGGCGCACCCATCCTGTGGGCGCAAACGGCCGCACAAGTGACTGACCTGCCGATACAGAATGGCATCCTGACTCCCAACCCCTGGCACTTCCTTCACCGCATGAGTCTTTACCGCCTGATGATAACTGCTACAGACCCTTTTATGGGCTCCATGGGGACAAATGCCACAGATAGTCCTATGTGGGGAATGCCACTGCAACTCGGATGGATGCTAACTTCAGGTAAGATGCTTCACATTTGTAACCTTGCAAAAGTTTATAGTGAATCCAGTTACCTTATAATATTATAAGGCCACCAGTTACTAAACAATTGAGACACAGGCCGATGGCGTTAAGTACAAGGTGTTGATTCTGCAGGTCGTCTCGCTGACCCAACCGGTGCCACAGTCTGTGGCCTGCAAACAGGAGACCCCACGTGCATTTCTACTCAGAGTTGGTGGGCCTgtaagtaaacacacacacactctcacacacacacaaatacaaagagAACTCTGAACAATAAAGCACTATCAAACCCACTTCTTCCCCAGGTGAGAACTACTTCGTCTCTGTGCTGCCCTTCCTGTCTGCCGCACAACAAGGCTTCATGGGAGCAGACGTTCAGGTACTCGTGCATTTGGACATCTCAACCTGAAAGTGAGACGGGTGAAAGACAAGACAGGCATGCTCGCAgcctgtgaggctgcacttacAGGCATAAACGTTAACATCCACACGCTAAATGCTCACAGTGCAACAACATGCTGACAAACTAACAAATGTGAAGCCTGTTAACTGTTATGGTTTGGTGCTGATGAGCATGACTGTAATGATTATTGGTATGATTATTAGGTCCAGATGCAGGTGCCTGAAGGCGTAGCGGACTATTGCACCACATATGCTGACTGTGCAGCTAGCTACCCGGAAGCCATGTCTAAGTGGGATGCCTTCTTTCAGGTACGTgcagtttacacacacaaacaaatccacaTACACATTACTGATTTTAATATAGCAATAAACCACTGTTTATGTATCAACCACAATCTTTCATATATTAACCCTTTTGAATAAGCGTTTGTTATAATCTCGGGGTTCAGAGTTTTGAAAATGGGGGTCTGGAAGTCAAGATGTCTCagcttctgtctgtctatttTAATCTGTCTCTACTGCAACAGTTTGGAGGTGCATAGCAAATCGCTGAAATACTTCTGTAATGTTCTATTATGTGCTAATTAAGGGTCTGAAGTCTGCAGTTGAGTCTCCCCTCcctgaaaatgagaagaaagaCGCTCTCCTCGGTCTCTACTGGGGCGCCCAAATGGCTTCAACTTATGCCTCTGCTGCATGCAACAGCAGgtaatctatctatctgtctatctatgAAAtatgcctaccagcacctctaaagctcactcaCATCATCATTTCGCGTCATCACTGTTGGCTGCCCAATGGTAATTTTTGCATCTAAATGTAGagcactgcattgtgggattgttagcGCAAAGTAGTGTGCATGGACATTTCTTTTTTGACCCAGTATAGAATTTATGAGGGCACTATGAGTGGATAAATGTACACACTCATGAATCGAATGGCAGACAGTAAAtatggagcagctgctgaatgttgaactattcctttaacgtGTCTCGTCTCCGCTTCTCCCGTCCTTCAGGCAGAGCCACTACTCCTCCAAAGAGGTGTCATTTGCCAACAGCTGGCTGAACTCCGCAGAGTACgtttcagcagcacatttcCATTCCAACATGGACAAATCTGCCATGTTCATGACTCCGCTGCCTGGCCGAATTTTACAGGCACGTACCTGCAACTCTTCCAGTccactcatttcattttctagTTTCACAGCCTGTGTAAATGTCTCATTGTTGTTCTGTCACACCTGTTCATCCAGGAGGACGACACTGCACCTTACATTGCCGATATGAGTCAGGAGGAGAACCACACACTGTCCATCTTCTCCTGGATGACCAACATTAACACACTGCTGAgtaggacagacacacacacacacacacacacacacacacacacacacacacacacacacacacacacacacacacacacacacacacacacacacacacacacacaagtatcATAATATAACCTTTTTACTCAATGGGTGAGCTTTTAATGATGATCATGTCATCTACCAGGTGGGACGTTGGTGCGTCTGTGGAGACAAGCCATGTGTTCTGTGGCCacgagagagaaaggcagagagatgcTGGAGCAGCTTCTGCTCAATCCCAGCTTCGCCACAAACACTTTCATGTCCATTGTGACTGGAATGACAACGAGCTGCTGAGCAACTCACACAGGATTACTTCTGCATTTCTCACAGGGAGGATCCACTCAGAGAAGACGCTTGAAAGACAAAAAGCCATTTCTCTTCTCTACAGTTTCACTCTCTTGTGAATATGTGTATCCCAATAAACTGTCAACAAGCCCTCATTTTACTGTCTTTATTATCctttttttaaagatgctgaGCTTTAATCAGTAATATTTATCACAGATTAATGGCAAAGTCAAGACAGAAAGTTTTCAGACTTTGAACAGTCAGGTTTGTTTGCACTGAACAAATCCTAAAACGGCAACCACGATTTTATCTTAGGACAACGGCTGGGTGTCAGTGCGTGGGACAGGTTGCAGCAGGGGAGCGTAACTGAATATATTTACTCACTTTTAGCTACCTTTATTCTATTTGAGGATTTCCACCACATTTCTGAGgtaaaatgtactttttttttaaatttatctgacagctgtttttgtcagtCAGCTACAAAATAAGCGATTTGTTTCCAAAATTTGATGCAATGtataaactacccaacagtacataaagtattttgaatatttcttgCACATTTATACGTCAGCCATAACAATCCAATCATATGATCTAAATAATAATATTCAGATAGGGTCCATTCTTATATTTGTGCTTGAGTAGGACTTTGAAAGTATTTtgagagtatttttacactgcagtaaaagtaaaggatctgaatacttccatCATTGCTGGCAGATGGGTTTAATGGTGAGAAGGAGGACAACTGAGACAAAAGCCTAAATTTATCAGATTTATTGTGAAGACAATCACTCAACTAACATATCCTCATCTACTGTATCACcatatttattcacatgaaatcCTGCAGCGTGTCATCCAGAGCTTTACTCCAGTTCAACAGTGCACCCTAGTGGTAATTTGATGTAAGTACTAACCCATCATGAGACGTTTACGCGCAGAGCATGTAACACGTCCAGTAATTGGatgaatatttgaaataatacataaaaagataaatgaaaTGTATTCTTTGGAAAGTGATGAAGGTGTTACAGATACAACGCAAATACCGGAAAAGAAACTCACATTGCTTCTCACCATTTGTTCGGTTTATTCTGTTTCCCTGTTGTAGTTGCCAGAGAGAGCAtccatagagagagagagagagagagagtaacaGAGAGGCAGCCATATGGGACCATGAAAGGAAAATAATGGCTCATCTAAGACTTAGATTAGAATGGATTCATATCAGATGCAGCCATCTGGGCCAGAGCCATATATTCACTCAATGGCTACTTTCAATTTATGTATAAGGAATGAAGGTTTCCTGGTAATGGATTCATAAAAGGGAAGCAGAAACACTTGAACGAGTATTTCTGTGGGCTTATTTTACAGGCAAAATGTGAAGCAAGTAAAGTGAGGAGAAGTGGGAAATCTGACATGCAAGTTAGCCTCAGCACCAGGCTGACACAGGGGACTCTTCTGGGCTCAGCTCTTGGGTTTGGGGGGCTCTGGGATGGAGGGAGCCTGGATTTAAGGTGCTTCAGTGCTGTTTTGAGCAATTATTATCAGTGAGTATCTACATAATTCCTTTCCACATGCatttttttggtgtttctgtgcatgtgtgacatgTATCTGCAGAATTCTGCATGTGAAGGTTCTGCTGGGGGGTAGCTATGACTGAGCGGACCCCATGCTTCACATTCATACTTTCACCACTTTCTCAATATCCATAACTTCCCAAGTTACCACAGCCCCTCATTAAACCCTGAGATCATTCCTGGTCCTGCTTCATTGTTTTGCTGGTACGACACGGAAAGACATTGGTCATGCCAGAGcttctgttttattgttgaCATTTACAGAATTGAATGTGTGAGTACAGCGTTTATACAGAAAGCCCAGTTGTCCATACAGCAAACAGACATATAACACATCTCCTCACACTATGTACAGGTTAAGCCATGATAACGCCTGGGCCACGAGCACACTCGGCATAACACTCAGTCACTCTAGGTTCATAACGAGTCGATGGACTGCAGATGTTCAGTAATGTGACAGGTAACACGTTTGTGTTGCTGGAATGGTGAATACCTGAAAAGGGACGGCCGGAGGAAGAGAACTGGGCAAATTCAGGATTGTCTGAAGCGAATTTGAAGtctgaatgctaacatttacatttcagacaCAATAACCGTCTCTTCACCCATCAACAATTTAAGCCCAcggctgacttttttttttttttttttttttaattttggacTGTCTTACGTTTGGTTCGCTGCTCCAATGGAGGTGATGTTTGCTGAGAGTGAAAATAGATGTTCACTAGTTTAGTGGTGGAACAGTGTCAGCAGCACCATGTTGGTCCTGAGATAAAGTATTTCAAGTGGAGTTTGTCACAGACAAAAAACTGCGACGTTCGATGACCAGAGACTTACTTAGCAGCTTCTATCAAAAAATAAGAAGTAGAAGTTATTGAAAATGAGTGATAACTTTGTCTAGTGTGGTAAACAAAGATCTTAAGATGATCTGGGtaatgatttcagtgtttttctttgaggTGCAGCGTCTGGTTTCCTTTACTAATACATGAATGTATTTGGGAGTTTCATGTGGAGATACTGCTTCTTGTCATGTTGTCGAGTTTAACCTCAACAAAAGCAAAGATCTTATCAGGTGCCAGAAAGTCACAATGGATACCTGATGTGAGGTCCAAGTTATTGTAAATGCATCGACTAATTAACAATGGTAGACATAATGTGAATGACAATCgatataaaagaaaacaaaactgacacGATCACATCAAGAACTTTGTCTTTGTGGAGCTGATCCTCGCCGCCTCACCGCTGAGGAATTAAAGGctaaaaaacaaactatttcCTAATCCTAATTCCTGCCTCAGGTTGCAGATCTTTGTGACTTTTTACGCGCACCCTACAGATGTGTAGCTTCTCAATTTGgcaactttttgtttttgctaaaaCCAACATACTGTTTATCTTTTGCAGCATGTGAGCTGTTCATTTCAGGGCTAATCAGACTACCAGAAATCCACACTGACGCATCTCAAAATCTCATCTTCAGAAGCCTCGGTTATGATTGGCAGGCAGCTTAAAGTTTATTAATGTTCTTGCAACACATCCAGAGCAGTCTTGCATCCACATTCTGACACTGAATGAAGAGACACATCTTGCAGTGATGTTCATGAAATGCGATTCGTGACAATTTGTGAGCTGTCAAtctgttttcatctttgcttTAATAAGTTGGATTTGTTCTGACTGGCCTCTGTCGTTAATACTGATGACCTacaacattttctattttctgctgcAGGAGATTATCTAGAAGGACTATTAATCAACTCCTGGCAGCTGTTAATCAGTACTGATAGCAGCAAATCAATTGATTATCTCGTTCCACGACACTTCTGCAAGGTCTTCTGGAGGAATAGAATTAAAATTGTTAAATCTATATTCATCTTTGGTGGTTAGACTACAGCATAATTGAACACAGagcacatttttctgcattagAGTTTTTTCGTGCAAGGGGCAAACTCGGCGAAATACAAAACACAGGTAATGTCTTATAACTCAAATTACATTTCACTGACAGAAATCAGCAACTTCTCACCATTGGAGATGATTTTCCAGTCACCATGTAAACCAGTAGAACCACCATAGAATGCATAAGGGAGATGGCTGAAGAAGTGTGAACACTGCAAGAAATACTGAGACGAGGGTTAGTGTTTTATTCTTCAAGTCGATGTCTAATACAGAGATGACACTGAATCAGGGGGAAATCAAGTCGGGGCAATGACAGAGCAATGGGttgaaaggtgtgtgtgtgtgtgtgtgtgtgtgtgtgtgtgtgtgtgtgtgtgtgtgtgtgtgtgtgtgtgtgtgtgtgtgtgtgtgtgtgtgtgtgtgtgtgtgtgtgtgtgtgtgtgtgtgtgtgtgttggaggggcGTCAGGATGGAGTGGTTTAAGAGATTTTCGCATTTGGAGTgcttgtgtttcactgtgtctACGTGTGTGcagatgtaaatgtgtgtgtcagagtttgGTGCCCACTGCTTCAGAGAAAAGGATTTAGTGAGAAGCACGAGGCCGGGGGAGGTTATGGCCACGgggggagaggacagagcacCAGGCTCTTTTGTTCTCTGCTCTGGGTTTTGACACTAGTCCAGCTGTTAGCCAGAGGTCAGCGGTGTGAGACACTATGCCAGGGAGCGCTGACGAGGCTTGATCCTTGGATAGAGCTgcaaagagaaggaagagaaatgatgaaaagacGTGCTGACGTCATTGGTGCATTATGCATTATGTATCTCTCCTCCTTACTGAAAATACATCCTCCATGACTGGAGATGAAAAATAAACCAGTCATGGAGTACATGCCAGTCACTGATTAATTGTCTAGCCCTACCCTGATCATGCTGAGATGAGATAAACAGATTTAGTTCTTACCCCCAGCAGGTTGCGGGGCACGTAGCCCTCGTTGTCTTCAAGTCGCGCCCACCACCACTCTGTCTCACTGTCGTCCTGTCGTCGCAAGATAGTGATGGCGTCCCCCTCGCTGAACGCCAGCTCGTCCTGGTTCTGAGCTTTATAATCCCACAGAGCGTACACCGTCCCTTTGTTCATGACACCCAATTTCTCCTGAACGCCTGCATAAGAGAATCCCAAACAGACTGTCAATATTACAAATCTCTTCAGTCAATATACCTTCGACCAAGTTACCTTACAGAACCAGAGCTGATGAAGTTTGGACTGACTGAGCTGGAGGGACAATGACAATATTCTACTTTTGAATCCTTGTTTCTCACCGTATAGAAACTGTGAGCACTGGATGTAGCCCTCCTCCATTTCTTCACATTTATCTGCAGCAGTCTCCACATCACTAATGGTGCTGGCAAAGATGGCGGCCCCCGACTCAACCAACAACTTGCAGAGATGGACACTGTTGCAGGAGGCGGCGCAGTGAAGCGGAGTCCTGCCCCGGCAAACgcaacacagaaagacacacatgaaTAATCAGAAATGGAGACGGATACAACAGCAGATCAAGCTAAGCCAAACTTGCGTCATCATCTCaccatccatcactgtctgcaGCGTTGACGTTCACACCAAAATCCAGCAGGAACTTGACTATGTGGTGATGTCCTGCGCACACGGCATTGTGCAGGGGTGTGATGCCTTCATCGTTGGGCGTGCTGGGATTCTCCACCTGGAAAACAAAAGATAGACCCGGATGAAAGGATGAGTGGGTATTCTacatgcaaatacaatttaattAAGAGTATACTCACACTGTCAGGACATACCTCGTAGATGATCCTCTGGACGAGGTCAAACTCTCCCTCCAACGAGGCATCCAGCAGGAGGGCCAGAGGGTTGAACTTCACCCTGAAGCCGTGGCCAGTGCGCTCAGAGTTTGGCTTCTTCAGGTTTGTGCGCTTCTCCTGTAGTGATAAAGAAAGGATGCATGAGTTACAACTTTATTTGTTGAAAATGCAACTCTTGTGTCAAGTGTCGATGTGTCGGTGTGTCTCTGACCAGCGGCTGTGAGACCGCCGTGCCGCTCTCTTCTGGAGTGGTGACCTCCAGCACTGGGCTGGGCAGCGACGCCTCAGAGCTTcccatgttgttgttgttgtcgtctcCCTCTGGTCCCTCTGCTTCAGCGGGATCCCCCAGCCCTTCTGGTGGCGAGGGCAGTGGCTCGTTGTCATTGGCGTCAGTAGATGGAGGTGGAGCCTCGGAGCCCGGCTCCTCCACCCCTGGCGGTGGAGGTAGCGCCGTCTCAGAGGGGAGGTTGCCATTGTCTGTATCAGCCACAGAGTCGCCTCCCAGATATCCAGGAGGATTAGCCGGCTGATAAAACGGTGTTCCATTACCTGCACCGTTTCCACCTGCTGATCCACTGACTACATTTCCCTCTATGCCTCCTGCTAGAGTGTTGAATCTCTGGTAGAGCAGTTTCTGGATGTTGGGTCCGCTGGGACCCTCTGGTTCTGTGATGGAGCTGCGCTTCTTGAGTGGTCTCGGAGCGTTGGCCAGCTTTTTACGGAGAATCTCAAGATCGGCGTCACTTTGGTAGCGCAGGGGGGAGTGTACCATGGGTGTCAGCTTTGTCGGGCTGAGTGGTCGGGGGATGTTCTCTACGCTGGGAGGGGGCGCTGAAGGCTCTGGGTGCTGGAAGCACTCGTGATCATCAAATTCTCCGTCAAAAGTGTCCTCACCACTGGGTTGGCCTTGGAGCAAAGGGAAGGCCCCTCCCAACTGGATGAAAGGCAGGGGCGAGGGGGGAGTCGAACTGGGGGGGAGAACTGGCTTCCCATATACTATAGACAAAAAAGACAGTGTGGGATTATACTGGAAGACATCAACATTATTTTGACTACCCAATCacgaaaacacattttctctgatGGAATTTTACAGTAAGGCCTCACATGTTGGACCATCTCTTTGAAGCGACCTTACCTGCTTTGAGAGCAGCAGGCTTGAGTGACTGGCTCTTTGGCGCTGCCTGCTGGAGGTACATGTGATAGATGGAGCTGGAGTTCATGGTCGGTGGGCCCTTTCGGGGCGACTGCGGCCGTGATCCTCTGTCTGGGATGAAGGGGCGAACTGCCACAGCTGGTGGAGGATCCAGTCGCTCGCTCAGCCCAGGGGGGAAAAGCGGCGCATTAGGCTGGAAGGTGGGGCTTGGCGGCACTGAGATTCGCTGCTGGATCTGCTGGGAGGATGAGCCTGTGGAGGGGGAGACGTGGGGCCAAGCAGGAGCTGGTGGGTTTGGGAGTGGGCGCGGAGGAGGCGCATCCTTACGGCGCTCCAAGGAGCTGAGAGAGCTTGCGGAGGTGAGGTGCGAGCCGTAGGGGGGAGGCTGTGGCTTGGATATGGCAGGGGAGGACACGGCCATTTTGGAGTCTAGCACCTGTGAAGAAGCATGagatcacacacaaacattcaccaTTAAGAACAGGATTTTAATCCGGAGAAAGAGGCCTAAATCCTGAATTCTTGTACTAATTTTATATTTAATCAAGACTTCATGACAGTTTATCTCTAGCACAAACAATGTGACAGATGTGACATTACatcatacatttcaaaacaggactaacCTTTTCTGCACTTGGAGCAACGGGGGAGCCTGAGGGAGGGCTCTTGCCCTGGGTATCAGTCCCTGAGTCTCGTCTCTCAGGAGGCTTTAGAGATGTGCTGGTCTTGCCTACAGTAGGCCAACCAGTATCATTAGCTAGAGCACAGACAGGACACAGTCAGTGTGAcgcaaaggagaaaaaagaccCAATGATTGAGGTGGCATGAGAAGCATAACCCTCATGAACAACTCAGCGTGGTGACAAAGCATGTCCACCAGAGCTAGGTCCAAATGGTaccattttcttatttattctaCTTGAAACATATCACTTTTAGTGATTAAGCACATCAAGTAGAATATTGTTGACTCAATAACATGAGTGTGTGGAACATTTTATACACACAGAACAAATTTAGCTGTACCATTTTGACCTAggattggtatttaatggacGGTTCAGGATTTTGAGAAGCCTTTCCTATTAACCAGACACCATTAAGAGACGTTCAACCAGAATCCCTGTTGCCTTTTAGTCAAtgtgaattcagtgttttccacacgTACAAGCAAAGATAATCAAAGCAGCTCTGTAACAATCACAAATTCAAGCAAATAGCTCTATTACATACACTGCCCCAGGTCGTGGAAGCAAAGCCAATGGTTTTTCATAGAAACAGCTTAATGGAGAAATTTCCTTAACACCGGCAAAAATACAGGGATAACACCTTTTCCCCTAGGCTGTTCTTGCAATAGACAGAGAGCTTACATTATCTTTTCAGGGATGCACTTTCTCAAAAGGCCTGACGCATCATAACATTTCTGTATTAGAGGGCATTTTCTTCTTAAAGTAAAATGtatcaaaaacactgcagactaaATGTTTGGCTGTTGATCAATAGGACAAAAATCCTGAGCCTTCAAATCATAGTAATGATTGCAATGAACATGGCTGCATCAGTATCTTGCTACTGTGTACTTTATCTAGTCATGGAGTGTTTTAATGAAGTTACATTTGCTAAATAGCAACTAAGCTGTGATTTAGCAGAAGATGCTACTaatgtcagtgctgtttgtttccaAGACTAAACTGATGAGTTTAAAAATGTACGTGGGTGATAAAAAATGTACCTTTAGACAACGAGGACAgggtgaaaagagagaggatggaaaaaggaagacacaacacaacaacgGCAAGAGTTGTGGTAAATAAAGCCACAGAGTGCTACTTAATACCCATGGTAACTTGAAATAAAGCAGCTGCCAATCTTTCCTTTAAAGCGTCTTTAAAGGTACCaaagtttggacgctgtgtgaaacataaatgaaGCAATTTGTTAATCTGCTAATCCTTCTTGatgtatacagtataatgtaaaACAGCATGAAGGCAATATATAATAAATGACCTCATCAGGATATGACTACATGGGGTCGGGCATACTTCATGAAATGTTTGCAAATGCcaacattctgtttttatttatgttttaacagCATCTCAACTTTTCTGGGGCTGAAACGTGGGGTTGTAGAATTGTGACAGTTT
This window encodes:
- the ppp1r13bb gene encoding protein phosphatase 1, regulatory subunit 13Bb isoform X4 → MMPMILTVYLSDGEQAVTEVPITPETTCRDVVEFCKEPGESGCHLAEVWRGNERAIPFEHMMYEHLQKWGPRKQEVKFFLRHEDSPTESSDQGSQQSQDQTSRRSGNTGEKHNENGVGNQRVELTLSELQEMATRQQQQIEAQQQMLVAKEQRLRYLKQQERRQQQAVSESEKLQRLKDRVESQEAKLKKIRAMRGQVDYSKVINGNLSAEIEQVSSLFQEKQAELQSAVLRVEQLSLQLEDLRRGKLNGIQTALGGQVTGAAALELRKLYQELQIRNKLNQEQNSKLQQQKELLNKRNMEVTLMDKRISELRERLYKKKAEARQKENLPLNRANGPPSPQPAPGTLGRVAAVGPYIQVPVPGRQEGGYTIPPDPLKPQTLGVNNQANQGRAKSDGVRKPPGPWKVSDLDIVVDPVTPSLPESHPGTGASTGSDGTSPNDTGWPTVGKTSTSLKPPERRDSGTDTQGKSPPSGSPVAPSAEKVLDSKMAVSSPAISKPQPPPYGSHLTSASSLSSLERRKDAPPPRPLPNPPAPAWPHVSPSTGSSSQQIQQRISVPPSPTFQPNAPLFPPGLSERLDPPPAVAVRPFIPDRGSRPQSPRKGPPTMNSSSIYHMYLQQAAPKSQSLKPAALKAVYGKPVLPPSSTPPSPLPFIQLGGAFPLLQGQPSGEDTFDGEFDDHECFQHPEPSAPPPSVENIPRPLSPTKLTPMVHSPLRYQSDADLEILRKKLANAPRPLKKRSSITEPEGPSGPNIQKLLYQRFNTLAGGIEGNVVSGSAGGNGAGNGTPFYQPANPPGYLGGDSVADTDNGNLPSETALPPPPGVEEPGSEAPPPSTDANDNEPLPSPPEGLGDPAEAEGPEGDDNNNNMGSSEASLPSPVLEVTTPEESGTAVSQPLEKRTNLKKPNSERTGHGFRVKFNPLALLLDASLEGEFDLVQRIIYEVENPSTPNDEGITPLHNAVCAGHHHIVKFLLDFGVNVNAADSDGWTPLHCAASCNSVHLCKLLVESGAAIFASTISDVETAADKCEEMEEGYIQCSQFLYGVQEKLGVMNKGTVYALWDYKAQNQDELAFSEGDAITILRRQDDSETEWWWARLEDNEGYVPRNLLGLYPRIKPRQRSLA
- the ppp1r13bb gene encoding protein phosphatase 1, regulatory subunit 13Bb isoform X3, with translation MMKRFVTIVLRGLVSLSKENPIWAKEHHRPPKKEIRRKRRAVKRAKNMGRRNLVRAMILTVYLSDGEQAVTEVPITPETTCRDVVEFCKEPGESGCHLAEVWRGNERAIPFEHMMYEHLQKWGPRKQEVKFFLRHEDSPTESSDQGSQQSQDQTSRRSGNTGEKHNENGVGNQRVELTLSELQEMATRQQQQIEAQQQMLVAKEQRLRYLKQQERRQQQAVSESEKLQRLKDRVESQEAKLKKIRAMRGQVDYSKVINGNLSAEIEQVSSLFQEKQAELQSAVLRVEQLSLQLEDLRRGKLNGIQTALGGQVTGAAALELRKLYQELQIRNKLNQEQNSKLQQQKELLNKRNMEVTLMDKRISELRERLYKKKAEARQKENLPLNRANGPPSPQPAPGTLGRVAAVGPYIQVPVPGRQEGGYTIPPDPLKPQTLGVNNQANQGRAKSANDTGWPTVGKTSTSLKPPERRDSGTDTQGKSPPSGSPVAPSAEKVLDSKMAVSSPAISKPQPPPYGSHLTSASSLSSLERRKDAPPPRPLPNPPAPAWPHVSPSTGSSSQQIQQRISVPPSPTFQPNAPLFPPGLSERLDPPPAVAVRPFIPDRGSRPQSPRKGPPTMNSSSIYHMYLQQAAPKSQSLKPAALKAVYGKPVLPPSSTPPSPLPFIQLGGAFPLLQGQPSGEDTFDGEFDDHECFQHPEPSAPPPSVENIPRPLSPTKLTPMVHSPLRYQSDADLEILRKKLANAPRPLKKRSSITEPEGPSGPNIQKLLYQRFNTLAGGIEGNVVSGSAGGNGAGNGTPFYQPANPPGYLGGDSVADTDNGNLPSETALPPPPGVEEPGSEAPPPSTDANDNEPLPSPPEGLGDPAEAEGPEGDDNNNNMGSSEASLPSPVLEVTTPEESGTAVSQPLEKRTNLKKPNSERTGHGFRVKFNPLALLLDASLEGEFDLVQRIIYEVENPSTPNDEGITPLHNAVCAGHHHIVKFLLDFGVNVNAADSDGWTPLHCAASCNSVHLCKLLVESGAAIFASTISDVETAADKCEEMEEGYIQCSQFLYGVQEKLGVMNKGTVYALWDYKAQNQDELAFSEGDAITILRRQDDSETEWWWARLEDNEGYVPRNLLGLYPRIKPRQRSLA
- the ppp1r13bb gene encoding protein phosphatase 1, regulatory subunit 13Bb isoform X2 — protein: MMKRFVTIVLRGLVSLSKENPIWAKEHHRPPKKEIRRKRRAVKRAKNMGRRNLVRAMILTVYLSDGEQAVTEVPITPETTCRDVVEFCKEPGESGCHLAEVWRGNERAIPFEHMMYEHLQKWGPRKQEVKFFLRHEDSPTESSDQGSQQSQDQTSRRSGNTGEKHNENGVGNQRVELTLSELQEMATRQQQQIEAQQQMLVAKEQRLRYLKQQERRQQQAVSESEKLQRLKDRVESQEAKLKKIRAMRGQVDYSKVINGNLSAEIEQVSSLFQEKQAELQSAVLRVEQLSLQLEDLRRGKLNGIQTALGGQVTGAAALELRKLYQELQIRNKLNQEQNSKLQQQKELLNKRNMEVTLMDKRISELRERLYKKKAELNRANGPPSPQPAPGTLGRVAAVGPYIQVPVPGRQEGGYTIPPDPLKPQTLGVNNQANQGRAKSDGVRKPPGPWKVSDLDIVVDPVTPSLPESHPGTGASTGSDGTSPNDTGWPTVGKTSTSLKPPERRDSGTDTQGKSPPSGSPVAPSAEKVLDSKMAVSSPAISKPQPPPYGSHLTSASSLSSLERRKDAPPPRPLPNPPAPAWPHVSPSTGSSSQQIQQRISVPPSPTFQPNAPLFPPGLSERLDPPPAVAVRPFIPDRGSRPQSPRKGPPTMNSSSIYHMYLQQAAPKSQSLKPAALKAVYGKPVLPPSSTPPSPLPFIQLGGAFPLLQGQPSGEDTFDGEFDDHECFQHPEPSAPPPSVENIPRPLSPTKLTPMVHSPLRYQSDADLEILRKKLANAPRPLKKRSSITEPEGPSGPNIQKLLYQRFNTLAGGIEGNVVSGSAGGNGAGNGTPFYQPANPPGYLGGDSVADTDNGNLPSETALPPPPGVEEPGSEAPPPSTDANDNEPLPSPPEGLGDPAEAEGPEGDDNNNNMGSSEASLPSPVLEVTTPEESGTAVSQPLEKRTNLKKPNSERTGHGFRVKFNPLALLLDASLEGEFDLVQRIIYEVENPSTPNDEGITPLHNAVCAGHHHIVKFLLDFGVNVNAADSDGWTPLHCAASCNSVHLCKLLVESGAAIFASTISDVETAADKCEEMEEGYIQCSQFLYGVQEKLGVMNKGTVYALWDYKAQNQDELAFSEGDAITILRRQDDSETEWWWARLEDNEGYVPRNLLGLYPRIKPRQRSLA